The following coding sequences are from one Pseudomonas mendocina window:
- the rnc gene encoding ribonuclease III, producing the protein MSPNLSRLERQLGYSFKDQDLMILALTHRSFAGRNNERLEFLGDAILNFVAGEALFQRFPQAREGQLSRLRARLVKGETLAVLARGFELGEYLRLGSGELKSGGFRRESILADALEALIGAIYLDTGMDAARERVLAWLSNELDGLTLVDTNKDPKTRLQEFLQSRACELPRYEVVDIQGEPHCRTFMVECQVALLNEKTLGQGGSRRIAEQVAAAAALIALGVENGND; encoded by the coding sequence GTGAGTCCCAATTTGTCCCGCCTCGAGCGCCAGCTCGGATATAGCTTCAAGGATCAGGATCTGATGATCCTGGCCCTGACCCATCGCAGTTTCGCCGGTCGCAATAATGAGCGCCTGGAATTTCTCGGTGATGCCATCCTTAACTTCGTAGCCGGTGAGGCGCTGTTCCAGCGCTTCCCGCAGGCCCGTGAAGGCCAGTTGTCGCGCTTGCGCGCACGCTTGGTCAAAGGCGAAACCCTGGCCGTGCTGGCCCGTGGCTTCGAGCTGGGTGAGTACTTACGCCTGGGTTCTGGTGAGTTGAAAAGTGGTGGCTTTCGTCGTGAGTCGATCCTCGCCGATGCGCTCGAAGCGCTGATCGGCGCCATCTATCTGGATACCGGCATGGACGCGGCGCGTGAGCGTGTGCTGGCCTGGCTGAGCAATGAGCTCGACGGCCTGACGCTGGTCGATACCAACAAGGATCCGAAAACGCGCCTGCAGGAGTTCCTCCAGTCGCGCGCCTGCGAGCTGCCTCGTTACGAGGTTGTGGACATTCAGGGCGAGCCGCACTGCCGTACCTTCATGGTCGAGTGCCAGGTGGCCCTGCTCAATGAAAAGACCCTGGGCCAGGGCGGCAGCCGGCGTATCGCCGAGCAGGTCGCCGCGGCTGCGGCGCTGATCGCCCTCGGGGTGGAGAATGGCAATGACTGA
- a CDS encoding DUF4845 domain-containing protein, which yields MTFARSQQGLSILGWLVVLAVVAFFASTAFKVLPHYLDYMSMEKIITSVETDKAADVRTLNEFYTHVSKGMQVNNIRDLNMRDALQVKVENNEFLVHLKYEKREPLIENLDLVVNFDKEFRVRMP from the coding sequence ATGACTTTCGCGCGCTCGCAGCAGGGGCTTTCCATTCTGGGTTGGCTGGTGGTTCTGGCCGTGGTGGCGTTCTTCGCCAGTACTGCGTTCAAGGTACTGCCGCATTACCTGGATTATATGTCCATGGAGAAGATCATCACGTCGGTGGAAACCGACAAGGCGGCTGACGTGCGAACCCTCAACGAGTTTTACACCCATGTCAGCAAAGGTATGCAGGTCAACAACATTCGTGACCTGAACATGCGCGACGCTCTGCAGGTGAAGGTCGAGAACAACGAGTTCCTGGTTCACCTCAAATATGAAAAACGCGAGCCGCTGATCGAGAACCTCGATCTGGTGGTGAATTTCGACAAAGAATTTCGTGTACGGATGCCGTGA